From one Rosa rugosa chromosome 4, drRosRugo1.1, whole genome shotgun sequence genomic stretch:
- the LOC133745804 gene encoding (-)-isopiperitenol/(-)-carveol dehydrogenase, mitochondrial-like has product MTEAIPVPLQKLHGKVAIVTGAASGIGAVTARHIANHGALAVVIADVQEAKGREVAASIGSNRCTYVHCDVANEDQVKYLVDSTMKLYGRLDVMYSNAGIYSSSVQTVLELDLSSFDKVMAVNARGMAACVKHAARAMVEKGVKGSIVCTASFVAECGTEGVTDYTMSKHAVLGLMRSASVQLVKHGVRVNCVSPGLVATPMFIAGYKLGAEELSKIMAAVYTGSQYGPVKEKDLADAVVFLASEDSALITGQNLIVDGGFGAQAVSVLGQNGDSIVMK; this is encoded by the coding sequence ATGACTGAGGCCATACCAGTACCGCTGCAAAAGCTCCATGGCAAAGTGGCCATCGTCACCGGCGCAGCAAGCGGCATCGGAGCAGTCACGGCTCGCCATATCGCAAATCATGGCGCTCTTGCTGTCGTGATTGCCGACGTGCAAGAGGCCAAGGGCCGAGAAGTGGCCGCATCGATCGGCTCCAACCGCTGCACCTACGTCCACTGCGACGTTGCCAACGAGGACCAGGTTAAATACCTAGTTGACTCTACTATGAAACTGTATGGCCGCCTCGACGTGATGTACAGCAACGCGGGAATATACTCCTCGTCGGTGCAAACTGTGCTGGAGCTGGATCTGTCCTCATTCGATAAGGTGATGGCAGTGAACGCGCGCGGGATGGCTGCGTGTGTGAAGCACGCGGCTCGCGCGATGGTGGAGAAAGGAGTCAAAGGCAGCATAGTGTGCACAGCGAGCTTCGTGGCGGAATGCGGGACAGAGGGCGTGACGGACTACACGATGTCGAAGCACGCAGTGCTGGGGCTGATGAGGTCGGCGAGTGTGCAGCTGGTGAAGCATGGGGTGCGCGTGAACTGCGTGTCGCCGGGTCTGGTGGCGACGCCGATGTTCATCGCCGGTTATAAGCTTGGGGCGGAGGAGCTGAGCAAGATAATGGCGGCGGTTTATACAGGAAGCCAATATGGGCCGGTGAAGGAGAAAGACCTGGCGGATGCAGTGGTGTTCTTGGCCTCTGAGGACTCGGCGTTGATCACCGGCCAGAATTTGATTGTTGATGGTGGATTTGGAGCCCAGGCCGTATCAGTACTAGGACAAAACGGAGATTCTATAGTTATGAAGTAG